In Arachis hypogaea cultivar Tifrunner chromosome 2, arahy.Tifrunner.gnm2.J5K5, whole genome shotgun sequence, a genomic segment contains:
- the LOC140176553 gene encoding uncharacterized protein, whose translation MAIEFYIKLYSDDAVAMNYILKNAFPHLDHGSTAMLDSPLTGREIKDSIFSMGKMKAPRIDGLQAIFYQSKWDLVRLDLCRLLFCIFEDLLKVVEIKKILIILILKVELATNLKQMRSISLCSVSYKAMTKILSTRLRKVMEHLVSPTQYSFVPGRHSSDNIIIHKEITTPRMRLLWNEEVLEKFAPSRAIGHGFWKPIRLKKDSLSLSHLFFVDDLILFVEANIQEDISEALQFTRMDDLEKYLGVPFTYCYLTTCNEIDRKCKNFLWGETDNTKNVYLLNWSEINKPKNSGGLGICHAKGLNHAFMMKAGWVLIERPDALRTKVLHSKYKWVVILYQKWKEKVVNLICGRAFAKHGVTWNVIQYGALEMGLESNSRNIDGCQPWIAWKIIQLSEWDGEKLKDSLSLGIVQKIMAMSPPSHWKNVDHVA comes from the exons ATGGCTATTGAGTTTTATATTAAGCTTTATAGTGATGACGCTGTTGCTATGAACTATATTCTCAAAAATGCTTTTCCTCATCTAGATCATGGTTCAACGGCTATGTTGGATTCACCTTTAACAGGGAGAGAGATCAAAGATTCCATTTTCAGCATGGGAAAAATGAAAGCTCCgaggattgatggcctccaagCCATCTTTTATCAAAGTAAATGGGATCTGGTTAGGCTCGATCTCTGCAGGTTGTTGTTTTGTATATTTGAAGACCTCTTGAAAGTAGTTGAGATTAAGAAAATATTGATCATTCTGATTTTGAAAGTTGAGCTCGCGACCAATCTCAAACAGATGCGTTCGATAAGTCTATGCAGTGTCTCTTACAAGGCTATGACTAAAATCCTTTCTACGAGATTAAGAAAAGTTATGGAGCATTTGGTTTCTCCTACACAATACAGTTTTGTTCCTGGAAGACATAGTTCGGACAATATCATCATTCATAAAGAG ATCACTACTCCAAGGATGAGACTTCTTTGGAATGAGGAGGTGCTCGAGAAATTTGCCCCCTCTAGAG CAATTGGTCATGGGTTTTGGAAACCTATCCGTCTGAAGAAGGATAGTCTCAGCCTCTCCCATCTTTTCTTTGTGGATGATCTTATTCTTTTTGTGGAGGCTAATATACA AGAAGATATTAGTGAAGCTCTACAGTTTACAAGAATGGATGACTTAGAGAAATATCTTGGAGTTCCT TTTACCTATTGCTACTTGACTACTTGTAATGAGATTGATCGTAAATGCAAGAACTTTCTCTGGGGAGAGACAGATAACACAAAAAATGTGTACCTGCTCAACTGGAGTGAGATCAACAAGCCTAAAAATTCAGGTGGGTTAGGTATTTGTCATgctaaaggcctcaatcatgccTTTATGATGAAGGCTGGGTGGGTTCTTATTGAAAGGCCTGATGCTCTTCGGACCAAAGTCCTCCACTCGAAGTATAAGTGGGTAGTAATATTATACCAAAAGTGGAAAGAAAAAGTTGTGAATCTAATCTGTGGAAGGGCATTTGCAAAGCATGGAGTGACGTGGAACGTAATACAATATGGCGCATTGGAGATGGGTCTAGAATCAAATTCAAGAAACATAGATGGCTGCCAACCTTGGATAGCTTGGAAAATCATACAACTCAG TGAATGGGATGGTGAGAAACTAAAGGATTCTCTTTCGTTGGGTATAGTTCAGAAAATTATGGCTATGTCACCACCTTCACATTGGAAGAATGTTGATCATGTAGCTTGA
- the LOC112737211 gene encoding serine/threonine-protein kinase Nek4 — MEKYEILQQIGKGSFGSALLVRHRHENRKYVLKKIKLARQTDRTRRSAHQEMELVSKVRNPFIVEYKDSWVEKGCFVCIIIGYCEGGDMAEAIKKSNGIHFSEEKLCKWLVQLLMALDYLHANHILHRDVKCSNIFLTKDQDIRLGDFGLAKMLTCDDLASSVVGTPSYMCPELLADIPYVSKSDIWSLGCCVYEMAAHKPAFKALDMQTLINKINKSLVAPLPTMYSSPFRGLVKSMLRKNPELRPSAADLLNHPHLQPYIHKIHLKLNTPRRSTFPFQWHDSSYLRRNRFFEPESVSTISDRYKRLSFSNDRALNPSISGTEVGSLCSAQRAQGSFTYSKERLYDLSVGCVREELNANKSKAAKFSAFDRTPRSQAGKISTPRRPIIPSIAHTSSKRDSLPASPAAKFAPPTRRASLPLLTPSTGVMATATPYRASVGLLRSLDSPDISVNAPRIDKMAEFPLASCEGNHFFPVRGTSSTSAHCSSSSPGSAECSFTKDKCTVQVVDKASVPTITTGVNSTPAPVSHGSECSEPGATIVSSHSSADSRQRRFDTSSYQQRAEALEGLLEFSARLLQQQRFEELGVLLKPFGPEKVSPRETAIWLTKSFKETAA; from the exons CATCAAGAG ATGGAACTCGTCTCTAAAGTTCGAAATCCATTTATCGTGGAATATAAAGATTCCTGGGTAGAAAAG GGTTGTTTTGTATGTATCATCATCGGCTATTGTGAAGGCGGAGATAT GGCTGAAGCTATAAAAAAGTCTAATGGTATTCATTTttctgaagag AAGCTTTGTAAGTGGCTTGTTCAACTGCTGATGGCACTTGATTACTTGCATGCAAATCATATTCTGCACCGTGATGTCAAG TGTTCAAATATATTCTTGACAAAAGATCAAGATATACGTCTAG GTGACTTTGGTCTTGCTAAAATGTTGACATGTGATGATCTTGCTTCCTCG GTTGTCGGGACTCCAAGTTATATGTGTCCAGAGCTTCTTGCTGATATACCTTATGTCTCTAAGTCAGATATCTGGTCTTTAG GATGCTGTGTTTATGAAATGGCTGCACATAAGCCAGCTTTCAAAGCTCTT GATATGCAAAcattgattaataaaataaacaagtcTTTAGTGGCTCCACTACCAACCATGTATTCCAGTCCATT TCGAGGGCTTGTCAAGAGTATGCTGCGGAAAAATCCAGAGCTTAGGCCAAGT GCTGCAGATTTATTAAATCATCCACATCTTCAGCcttatattcataaaattcacCTGAAACTCAATACCCCAAGAAGAAGTACTTTTCCCTTCCAGTGGCATGATTCGAGTTACTTAAGGAGAAACCGCTTTTTCGAGCCAGAATCTGTTTCTACTATTTCAGACAGATACAAAAGATTATCCTTTAGCAATGACAGAGCTTTGAATCCTAGTATTTCTGGAACTGAAGTAGGTTCTCTCTGTTCTGCTCAAAGAGCACAAGGATCCTTCACTTATTCAAAAGAGAGATTGTATGATCTTTCTGTTGGTTGTGTCCGGGAAGAGTTGAATGCTAACAAGTCGAAAGCAGCAAAGTTCTCTGCTTTCGACAGGACACCAAGATCGCAAGCAGGGAAGATTTCCACCCCAAGACGGCCGATAATACCGTCGATAGCACATACTAGCTCCAAGCGTGATTCa CTTCCAGCATCTCCGGCCGCAAAGTTCGCCCCACCAACTCGTCGAGCATCTCTTCCACTTCTTACACCTTCAACTGGAGTCATGGCAACAGCTACCCCTTACAGAGCTAGCGTTGGCCTTCTAAGAAGCCTGGACTCACCAGATATTTCTGTCAATGCACCACGAATCGACAAGATGGCAGAGTTCCCTCTAGCATCCTGCGAGGGCAATCATTTCTTCCCCGTTCGTGGCACCTCATCAACGTCGGCTCATTGCTCGTCTAGCTCCCCCGGTAGCGCCGAATGCTCATTCACAAAAGACAAGTGTACAGTCCAAGTTGTGGACAAGGCCAGTGTCCCTACTATTACCACTGGTGTTAATAGCACTCCAGCTCCGGTCTCTCACGGCAGCGAATGCTCTGAGCCCGGGGCAACCATTGTTTCAAGCCATTCCTCGGCTGACTCTCGTCAGCGCAGGTTCGACACCTCGTCGTACCAGCAGCGCGCGGAGGCGTTGGAAGGGTTGCTGGAGTTCAGTGCAAGGCTCCTACAGCAACAGAGGTTTGAAGAGCTTGGTGTGTTGTTGAAACCATTTGGACCTGAGAAGGTTTCACCAAGGGAAACAGCTATTTGGTTGACTAAGAGCTTCAAAGAAACTGCGGCATAA
- the LOC112737220 gene encoding serine/threonine-protein phosphatase 7 long form homolog isoform X1 codes for MDEADQLYRLNGIAHIAGYIDKEPTRCISSVRRQQNMKLHDRVIPYLKVAGLEQVARLNAHWFKLDEPLISAFVERWRPETHTFHMPFGECTVTLQDVSYQLGLPIDGEAVSGCLSDFEQLMEGGKPAWTWFQELFGELPPAKCINKFTVTYKWFQTRFEVLPDNASEDTVRMYARAYIMVLLSSQLFGDKSGTRVHIRWLPFVARLEELGRYSWGSSTLAWLYRCLCRVANRNVVKLAGPLTLLQSWIFWRFPTLRPHGFNTLTWPLASRRAKYIPSLDQRAPRVLQLRLKLDKLRPDDFLWMPYAVPEVLEIAAVDALDQRHQVLWRSTTSLIYFAVIEWHQVDRVLPQLGGVQHRPHKALDIDSLMAKDGRGGDRWFPNVFATWHQHWNNRFDNVLRFQIVPNPGPSVDYLNWWFRIARRFLSPEHLLVDPRVAGIPQDARPRGESANPAMVEAPDVPDRRSIERRARVGTRTSQRNYGGRQRRRGRGGGRVGRGGELGSDEGRGDGGGGGSGSGGSYMLGSSCRDPLCGN; via the exons ATGGACGAAGCAGATCAGCTATATCGACTAAACGGCATTGCTCATATTGCAGGATACATTGACAAAGAG CCAACCCGTTGCATTTCAAGTGTTCGTCGGCAGCAAAATATGAAATTGCATGATCGTGTCATCCCCTACCTGAAAGTTGCTGGTCTAGAGCAGGTGGCAAGGCTTAATGCACATTGGTTTAAGCTTGATGAGCCTCTTATTAGTGCATTTGTTGAGCGTtggcgtccggagacgcacacaTTTCATATGCCGTTTGGTGAGTGTACGGTCACTTTACAGGACGTTTCATACCAGCTCGGTCTTCCGATTGATGGCGAGGCAGTCAGTGGATGCCTTTCTGATTTTGAGCAGCTTATGGAGGGTGGGAAACCGGCATGGACTTGGTTCCAGGAGCTGTTTGGTGAGCTTCCTCCTGCCAAGTGTATCAATAAGTTTACTGTGACATACAAGTGGTTCCAAACGAGGTTTGAGGTGCTTCCAGATAATGCGTCAGAGGATACGGTTAGGATGTATGCTCGGGCCTATATTATGGTGCTACTATCATCCCAGCTGTTTGGAGACAAATCTGGGACTCGAGTTCACATCCGGTGGTTGCCTTTCGTTGCTCGCTTAGAGGAGTTGGGCCGGTATAGTTGGGGATCATCTACATTAGCATGGTTGTACCGTTGCTTGTGCCGTGTTGCTAACCGCAATGTGGTTAAGCTCGCTGGTCCATTAACATTGCTCCAATCTTGGATTTTCTGGCGTTTCCCCACATTGCGGCCTCATGGGTTCAACACGCTCACTTGGCCATTGGCGTCAAG GCGGGCGAAGTATATTCCTTCACTTGACCAGAGAGCCCCTCGAGTGTTGCAGTTGAGGCTCAAGCTCGATAAGTTGAGACCCGATGAT TTTCTGTGGATGCCATATGCTGTGCCTGAAGTACTTGAAATTGCGGCAGTGGATGCCCTGGACCAGAGACACCAGGTTTTATGGAGGTCGACGACATCTTTGATATACTTCGCTGTTATTGAGTGGCATCAAGTGGATCGGGTCTTGCCACAGCTCGGTGGGGTCCAACATCGGCCGCACAAGGCCCTTGACATAGATTCTCTTATGGCAAAGGATGGTAGAGGAGGAGACCGGTGGTTCCCCAATGTCTTTGCCACCTGGCACCAACATTGGAACAATAGGTTTGATAATGTGCTCCGTTTTCAAATTGTTCCTAACCCAGGCCCATCAGTAGATTACCTCAATTGGTGGTTCAGGATAGCTCGGAGGTTCCTTTCACCAGAACACTTACTTGTAGATCCTAGGGTAGCTGGGATTCCTCAGGATGCAAGACCAAGAGGCGAGAGCGCTAACCCCGCGATGGTGGAGGCCCCGGATGTCCCCGATAGGCGTAGCATTGAGCGTCGTGCACGTGTTGGCACTCGTACATCTCAGCGCAACTATGGTGGACGACAACGTCGAAGAGGGAGAGGAGGCGGCAGAGTTGGGAGAGGAGGTGAGCTAGGCAGTGATGAAGGCAGAGGtgatggaggaggagggggaAGTGGTTCTGGAGGTAGCTATATGCTGGGTTCGAGTTGCCGGGATCCCTTATGTGGTAATTGA
- the LOC112737220 gene encoding uncharacterized protein isoform X2 yields the protein MEEEEEAAAEILQLHELHHSDLILLSSSNPTSTNASSSSFDEDLLRKTSSVMEALGPMGPGLLAVTGVPNVSELRFELLRLAPKLALLHRDTRKRVLKEHNLGSDVPLRNPDRSVSSFAMNLKYAKAPEALTMTDQLHSEAYPQDVEEASAECNDMEFKNLGSTFKELGLCMMEVGLCLARICDKAIGSNELEQSLLESCAAKGRLIHYHSRLDSFLLKEVEKTGAAGERKAKNNKRDQGSCVMNVQKSLQGSSESNSIARDDHNSCGIHSNLWQQWHYDYGIFTVLTAPFFLWPSYSDPAKTEYVFADSCFDECPSPTGHSCLQIYDPNKKRIFMVKAPPDSFIIQVGESADIISKGKLRATLHAVHRPVKFNNLSRETFVVFLQPAWTKTLSTADYSHAKLMKEYNDDDEQVGEDRYKQLSCEFQKIVPPLSSRLKDGMTFAEFSRETTKQYYGGSGLQSNK from the exons atggaagaagaagaagaagcagcagcagaaatCCTACAACTTCACGAGCTTCACCATTCCGACCTCATTCTCTTATCTTCTTCAAATCCAACTTCAActaatgcttcttcttcttcattcgatGAGGACCTTCTTCGCAAAACGAGCTCAGTAATGGAAGCCCTAGGGCCCATGGGCCCAGGCCTGTTGGCCGTTACGGGCGTCCCCAACGTCTCCGAGCTCCGCTTCGAACTTCTCCGTCTTGCTCCCAAGCTCGCCCTTCTCCACCGCGACACACGTAAACGTGTTCTCAAG GAACACAACTTGGGCAGTGATGTTCCTTTGAGAAATCCAGATAGGAGTGTGTCCTCCTTTGCTATGAATCTCAAATATGCCAAAGCTCCGGAAGCATTGACCATGACTGATCAATTACATTCCGAAGCGTATCCTCAAGATGTCGAGGAAGCATCTGCAGAATGTAATGATATGGAGTTTAAGAATCTAGGGAGTACTTTCAAAGAGTTAGGGCTTTGCATGATGGAGGTGGGACTTTGCCTTGCTCGAATATGTGACAAGGCCATCGGGAGCAATGAGTTGGAGCAGAGCCTCTTGGAATCCTGTGCAGCGAAGGGGCGGCTTATACATTACCATTCGCGTTTGGACAGCTTCCTCCTGAAAGAAGTTGAGAAGACCGGCGCGGCAGGTGAAAGAAAAGCTAAAAATAACAAGAGGGACCAGGGTAGCTGCGTTATGAATGTGCAGAAATCATTACAAGGATCATCAGAGTCGAATTCAATTGCTCGCGATGATCATAATTCATGTGGAATTCATTCAAATTTGTGGCAGCAGTGGCATTATGATTATGGTATATTCACTGTTCTGACAGCTCCTTTCTTTCTTTGGCCATCATATTCGGATCCAGCCAAAACAGAATATGTATTTGCTGATTCATGTTTTGATGAATGTCCATCGCCAACCGGGCATAGCTGCTTGCAAATTTATGATCCGAATAAGAAGAGGATCTTTATGGTGAAGGCCCCTCCTGACAGTTTCATTATTCAGGTCGGGGAATCTGCCGATATAATCTCTAAGGGGAAGCTTCGCGCAACCTTGCATGCCGTTCATAGGCCTGTGAAGTTTAACAATTTGAGCAGGGAAACTTTTGTTGTGTTTCTGCAGCCTGCATGGACCAAAACATTATCTACTGCAGATTATTCTCATGCAAAGTTGATGAAGGaatataatgatgatgatgaacagGTTGGGGAGGATAGATATAAACAACTGAGCTGCGAATTTCAGAAAATCGTCCCCCCACTTTCATCGAGGTTGAAGGATGGGATGACTTTTGCTGAGTTCTCGCGCGAAACAACAAAGCAGTAttatggtggtagtggtttgcaATCAAACAAATGA
- the LOC112737220 gene encoding uncharacterized protein isoform X3, producing MNLKYAKAPEALTMTDQLHSEAYPQDVEEASAECNDMEFKNLGSTFKELGLCMMEVGLCLARICDKAIGSNELEQSLLESCAAKGRLIHYHSRLDSFLLKEVEKTGAAGERKAKNNKRDQGSCVMNVQKSLQGSSESNSIARDDHNSCGIHSNLWQQWHYDYGIFTVLTAPFFLWPSYSDPAKTEYVFADSCFDECPSPTGHSCLQIYDPNKKRIFMVKAPPDSFIIQVGESADIISKGKLRATLHAVHRPVKFNNLSRETFVVFLQPAWTKTLSTADYSHAKLMKEYNDDDEQVGEDRYKQLSCEFQKIVPPLSSRLKDGMTFAEFSRETTKQYYGGSGLQSNK from the coding sequence ATGAATCTCAAATATGCCAAAGCTCCGGAAGCATTGACCATGACTGATCAATTACATTCCGAAGCGTATCCTCAAGATGTCGAGGAAGCATCTGCAGAATGTAATGATATGGAGTTTAAGAATCTAGGGAGTACTTTCAAAGAGTTAGGGCTTTGCATGATGGAGGTGGGACTTTGCCTTGCTCGAATATGTGACAAGGCCATCGGGAGCAATGAGTTGGAGCAGAGCCTCTTGGAATCCTGTGCAGCGAAGGGGCGGCTTATACATTACCATTCGCGTTTGGACAGCTTCCTCCTGAAAGAAGTTGAGAAGACCGGCGCGGCAGGTGAAAGAAAAGCTAAAAATAACAAGAGGGACCAGGGTAGCTGCGTTATGAATGTGCAGAAATCATTACAAGGATCATCAGAGTCGAATTCAATTGCTCGCGATGATCATAATTCATGTGGAATTCATTCAAATTTGTGGCAGCAGTGGCATTATGATTATGGTATATTCACTGTTCTGACAGCTCCTTTCTTTCTTTGGCCATCATATTCGGATCCAGCCAAAACAGAATATGTATTTGCTGATTCATGTTTTGATGAATGTCCATCGCCAACCGGGCATAGCTGCTTGCAAATTTATGATCCGAATAAGAAGAGGATCTTTATGGTGAAGGCCCCTCCTGACAGTTTCATTATTCAGGTCGGGGAATCTGCCGATATAATCTCTAAGGGGAAGCTTCGCGCAACCTTGCATGCCGTTCATAGGCCTGTGAAGTTTAACAATTTGAGCAGGGAAACTTTTGTTGTGTTTCTGCAGCCTGCATGGACCAAAACATTATCTACTGCAGATTATTCTCATGCAAAGTTGATGAAGGaatataatgatgatgatgaacagGTTGGGGAGGATAGATATAAACAACTGAGCTGCGAATTTCAGAAAATCGTCCCCCCACTTTCATCGAGGTTGAAGGATGGGATGACTTTTGCTGAGTTCTCGCGCGAAACAACAAAGCAGTAttatggtggtagtggtttgcaATCAAACAAATGA